The following proteins are co-located in the Conyzicola lurida genome:
- a CDS encoding M23 family metallopeptidase, which translates to MTTWLHRAAQRALPAKTVSSAKTAAATARRRTPRVVAVVLALTLAAVGTIVADNATPAYAVDYPTWQDVENARASESATVAQIAEITALIASLRAEVERTQAEAEAKGVLAQEADQAFQEAALKAQKLTGQADDAEKLAAQSQQQAGEIVAQQYRSGNGDVSANLFVNATQADDLLYSYGMADKFTEQTAGIYQKALQDQNTAQALADQADVAQSLLEELKVAAEAALAEATAAADAAAAAVAAQEENEANLNAQLTVLSERRAATEADYNVGVQVRAEEERQRQAAAAAAAQAAAAADAAARAAAAAAGAVAIANTGWAKPAYGGITSGYGNRLNPYSHVWRLHAGTDIGAACGRPIYAAYAGTVIYSGWYGSYGNFIQIDHANGISTAYGHIVNGGLLASDGQRVEAGQLIAYVGTTGGSTGCHLHFETRVNNVATDAVPFMRAQGITLG; encoded by the coding sequence ATGACCACCTGGCTCCATCGAGCGGCTCAGCGCGCTCTGCCGGCGAAGACCGTGTCGAGCGCGAAGACCGCCGCCGCAACCGCCCGCCGCCGCACGCCCCGGGTCGTCGCCGTGGTGCTCGCCCTCACCCTCGCTGCCGTCGGCACGATCGTCGCCGACAACGCGACCCCGGCCTACGCCGTCGACTACCCGACCTGGCAGGACGTCGAGAACGCCCGGGCCAGCGAATCCGCGACCGTCGCCCAGATCGCCGAGATCACCGCCCTCATCGCGAGCCTGCGCGCCGAAGTCGAGCGCACTCAGGCCGAGGCCGAAGCCAAGGGCGTTCTCGCCCAGGAGGCCGACCAGGCCTTCCAAGAGGCGGCGCTGAAGGCCCAGAAGCTGACGGGCCAGGCGGATGACGCCGAGAAGCTCGCCGCGCAGTCCCAGCAGCAGGCCGGCGAGATCGTCGCCCAGCAGTACCGCTCGGGAAACGGCGACGTCTCCGCCAACCTCTTCGTCAACGCCACCCAGGCCGACGACCTGCTCTACTCCTACGGCATGGCCGACAAGTTCACCGAGCAGACCGCCGGCATCTACCAGAAGGCTCTCCAGGACCAGAACACCGCACAGGCCCTCGCCGACCAGGCGGATGTCGCCCAGAGCCTCCTCGAGGAACTGAAGGTCGCCGCAGAGGCCGCTCTCGCCGAGGCCACGGCCGCCGCCGACGCGGCAGCCGCAGCCGTCGCCGCGCAGGAGGAGAACGAGGCCAACCTCAATGCGCAGCTCACCGTGCTCAGCGAGCGCCGGGCAGCCACCGAGGCCGACTACAACGTCGGCGTGCAGGTGCGCGCCGAGGAAGAGCGCCAGCGCCAGGCAGCGGCCGCCGCTGCCGCCCAGGCCGCTGCCGCCGCCGATGCTGCCGCACGGGCTGCCGCCGCAGCGGCGGGCGCCGTCGCGATCGCCAACACCGGCTGGGCCAAGCCGGCCTACGGCGGGATCACGAGCGGCTACGGCAACCGCCTCAACCCGTACAGCCACGTCTGGCGCCTGCACGCGGGCACCGACATCGGCGCAGCCTGCGGTCGCCCGATCTACGCCGCCTACGCCGGAACCGTCATCTACTCGGGCTGGTACGGCAGCTACGGCAACTTCATCCAGATCGACCACGCCAACGGCATCTCGACGGCGTACGGCCACATCGTCAACGGCGGGCTCCTCGCGAGCGACGGCCAGCGCGTCGAGGCCGGCCAGCTGATCGCCTACGTCGGCACCACCGGCGGATCGACGGGTTGCCATCTCCACTTCGAGACCCGCGTCAACAACGTCGCCACCGACGCCGTGCCCTTTATGCGCGCTCAGGGGATCACCCTTGGCTAG
- a CDS encoding NlpC/P60 family protein codes for MHSRRRPLRASVIVVAATLVAVLGTASAAHADPVYPSWDDVLAARASEAATAREIARVQDFIDDLEAEATALSVDALEKGEAYNQAAEALATATSKAESLQAEADAATAAAEESASQAGQLVSQLVRTGGGNITVQLLVNSSDADDLLSQLGTMSKLTEQSARVLRQAETDRNTAQALTDQATIARTGREELAAEAEAVLAEANAAAAEAEERIAAQTVTADNLTAQLSALTGSAEAAQQGYLNGVAFEAAQRAAEEAAQNAANPPAATPAPTTPDAPGAETPDAGTPTPSASPTPSAEPVPETPVVTPPVVVAPPVVVAPPVVVAPPVVVAPPVAVPGTSGTVAAAIAFAVAQLGEPYEFGGAGPGSWDCSGLTKTSYGSAGVYIGSHGVTSQYNTMSAAGKLVPVDQRAAGDLLFYGNGSGLYHVTIYIGNGQMIEAPRPGVAVRIVGVRGADLQSYAGRPV; via the coding sequence ATGCACTCGCGCCGTCGCCCGCTGCGGGCATCCGTCATCGTCGTCGCCGCGACGCTCGTAGCCGTACTCGGCACCGCGAGCGCGGCCCACGCCGATCCGGTGTACCCGAGCTGGGACGACGTGCTCGCGGCCCGCGCCAGCGAGGCGGCGACCGCCCGGGAGATCGCGCGCGTGCAGGACTTCATCGACGACCTCGAGGCCGAGGCAACCGCGCTCTCCGTCGACGCGCTCGAAAAGGGCGAGGCCTACAACCAGGCCGCCGAGGCTCTGGCGACCGCGACCTCGAAGGCCGAAAGCCTGCAGGCAGAGGCGGATGCCGCGACCGCGGCGGCGGAAGAATCGGCATCGCAGGCCGGCCAGCTCGTGTCGCAGCTCGTGCGCACCGGTGGCGGCAACATCACCGTCCAGCTCCTCGTCAACAGCTCCGACGCCGACGACCTGCTCTCGCAGCTCGGCACCATGAGCAAGCTCACCGAGCAGTCCGCGCGCGTGCTGCGGCAGGCGGAGACCGACCGCAACACGGCGCAGGCGCTCACCGACCAGGCGACGATCGCCCGTACCGGGCGCGAGGAGCTCGCGGCCGAGGCCGAGGCCGTTCTCGCCGAGGCGAACGCCGCCGCTGCCGAGGCGGAAGAGCGCATCGCCGCCCAGACGGTGACGGCTGACAATCTGACCGCCCAGCTCTCCGCCCTCACCGGCAGTGCCGAGGCTGCCCAGCAGGGTTATCTGAACGGCGTCGCGTTCGAGGCGGCCCAGCGCGCGGCCGAAGAGGCGGCTCAGAACGCGGCCAACCCGCCGGCAGCCACTCCCGCGCCGACGACGCCCGACGCGCCCGGGGCCGAAACCCCGGATGCCGGTACGCCCACACCGAGCGCCTCCCCGACGCCGAGCGCCGAGCCCGTGCCTGAGACCCCCGTTGTCACCCCGCCGGTCGTCGTCGCTCCCCCCGTCGTGGTCGCTCCGCCCGTCGTTGTCGCTCCGCCCGTCGTGGTCGCTCCTCCCGTGGCCGTGCCGGGCACGAGTGGAACGGTCGCCGCCGCGATCGCCTTCGCCGTCGCCCAGCTGGGCGAGCCCTACGAGTTCGGCGGCGCGGGGCCCGGCAGCTGGGACTGCTCGGGGCTCACCAAGACCAGCTACGGATCCGCCGGCGTCTACATCGGCAGCCACGGTGTGACCAGCCAGTACAACACCATGTCGGCGGCGGGGAAGCTCGTGCCGGTCGACCAGCGTGCGGCCGGCGACCTGCTGTTCTACGGCAATGGCAGCGGGCTGTACCACGTGACCATCTACATCGGTAACGGCCAGATGATCGAGGCCCCGCGCCCCGGCGTGGCCGTGCGCATCGTCGGAGTCCGCGGTGCAGACCTGCAGTCCTACGCCGGCCGCCCCGTCTAA